A single genomic interval of Acidovorax sp. 1608163 harbors:
- a CDS encoding cupin domain-containing protein — MTRKLVTFHFDQLGEPRESRPPADRVIEGDIVCRNWDIDSAKDGKVRAGVFESTPGTNRSIKGETWEFCYILSGVAEITEDGHAPITYRAGDCFIMKPGYLGTWRTLETVRKVWVAA; from the coding sequence ATGACCCGCAAACTCGTCACCTTCCACTTCGACCAACTGGGCGAGCCCCGCGAATCCCGCCCGCCTGCCGATCGCGTCATTGAGGGCGACATCGTCTGCCGCAACTGGGACATCGACAGCGCCAAGGACGGCAAGGTGCGCGCGGGTGTTTTTGAATCCACGCCCGGCACCAACCGCTCCATCAAAGGGGAGACCTGGGAGTTTTGCTACATCCTCAGCGGCGTGGCCGAGATCACCGAAGACGGCCACGCCCCTATCACCTACCGCGCGGGCGACTGCTTCATCATGAAGCCCGGCTACCTGGGCACCTGGCGCACGCTGGAGACGGTGCGCAAGGTGTGGGTGGCGGCTTGA
- a CDS encoding ABC transporter substrate-binding protein, giving the protein MPLCTALLRTWAPLVGLGLLAGSALAQGTLKIGEINSYKAQPAFLEPYKKGMELAVEEVNAAGGIAGRKIELIVRDDNANPGDAVRAADELLTREKVDVLMGSFLSHIGLALTDFARQKKVFFLAAEPLTDKIVWENGNRYTYRLRASTYMQVAMLVPEAAALKKKRWAIVYPNYEYGQSAAATFKKLLKQAQPDVEFVAEQAPPLGKVDAGSVVQALGDAKPDAVFNVLFGADLARFVREGNTRGLFQGREVVSLLTGEPEYLDPLKNEAPNGWTVTGYPWYGITTPEHQAFLKAYQAKFKDHPRLGSVVGYSAVQSLAAGMRKAGGADTEKLIAAFKGLEVTSPFGRIRYRPEDNQSTMGTFVGKTRNDGGKGVMVDFRYADGARFQPSADDIKKLRPAD; this is encoded by the coding sequence ATGCCCTTATGCACCGCTTTGCTCCGAACCTGGGCACCCCTGGTCGGGTTGGGCCTGTTGGCAGGCTCTGCGCTGGCGCAGGGCACCCTCAAAATCGGTGAAATCAACAGCTACAAGGCCCAGCCCGCGTTTCTGGAGCCCTACAAAAAGGGCATGGAGCTGGCCGTGGAAGAGGTCAACGCAGCAGGCGGCATTGCTGGCCGCAAGATCGAGCTGATCGTGCGCGATGACAACGCCAACCCCGGCGACGCGGTGCGCGCTGCCGATGAGCTGCTCACCCGCGAGAAGGTGGATGTGCTCATGGGCAGCTTTCTGTCGCACATCGGCCTGGCGCTGACGGATTTTGCGCGGCAGAAAAAGGTGTTCTTCCTGGCCGCTGAGCCGCTCACCGACAAAATCGTGTGGGAAAACGGCAACCGCTACACCTACCGCCTGCGTGCCTCCACCTACATGCAGGTGGCCATGCTGGTGCCTGAAGCGGCTGCGCTCAAAAAGAAGCGCTGGGCCATCGTCTACCCCAATTACGAATACGGGCAGTCTGCCGCCGCCACCTTCAAAAAGCTGCTCAAGCAGGCCCAGCCCGACGTGGAGTTTGTGGCCGAACAGGCCCCCCCGCTGGGCAAGGTGGATGCGGGCAGCGTGGTGCAGGCCCTGGGCGATGCCAAGCCCGATGCCGTGTTCAACGTGCTCTTCGGTGCAGATTTGGCGCGCTTTGTGCGCGAGGGCAACACGCGCGGCCTGTTCCAGGGGCGCGAAGTGGTCAGCCTGCTCACGGGCGAGCCCGAGTACCTGGACCCGCTGAAGAACGAAGCCCCCAACGGCTGGACCGTGACCGGCTACCCCTGGTACGGCATCACCACGCCGGAGCACCAGGCCTTTTTGAAGGCCTACCAGGCCAAGTTCAAAGACCACCCCCGCCTGGGCTCGGTGGTGGGCTATTCGGCGGTGCAATCGCTGGCTGCAGGCATGCGCAAGGCTGGCGGTGCTGATACCGAAAAACTCATCGCGGCGTTCAAGGGGCTCGAAGTGACCTCGCCATTTGGCCGTATCCGTTACCGTCCAGAAGACAACCAGTCCACCATGGGCACGTTTGTGGGCAAGACCCGCAACGATGGCGGCAAGGGCGTGATGGTGGACTTTCGGTACGCCGACGGCGCACGCTTTCAGCCCAGTGCCGATGACATCAAGAAGCTGCGCCCGGCGGATTGA
- a CDS encoding ABC transporter permease, whose product MSFSGLVVQLLNGLASASSLFLVAAGLSLIFGVMRIVNFAHGSFFMLGIYLAYTLVERLAPALGFWPALLLAPLVTGLLGAVVEVALLRRIYRAPELFQLLATFALVLVIKDAVLWVWGPEELFGPRAPGLEGAVSILGRQFPVYDLFLMAVGPVVLGLLWLLLHRTRWGTLVRAATQDREMVSALGVNQAWLFTSVFALGALLAGLAGALQLPREPAHLEMDLLTIGAAFVVVVVGGMGSITGALMAAVVIAELKALCIWIGLVEVAGVSLSLSKMTLVVEFVVMAVVLVWRPWGLLGRPQATVRALAQAEAPLRPASVGLRRLVWAVLALLALVPLVAGVWPYLPVLLVDVLVAALFASSLHFIMGPAGLHSFGHAAYFGLGAYAAALLVRSAGVPMELVLLLAPLAAGLGALLYGWLCVRLSGVYLTMLTLAFAQITWALCYQWDAVTGGSNGLTGVWPAAWLAHPLAYYGLTLAVVVAAVLLLRRMLLAPFGLALRAARDSALRADALGVDVRRLQWAAFGVAGVMAGLAGALYVFSKGSISPEGLSVGKSVDGLVMVLLGGVQTLSGPLVGAAVFTWLHDTVARNTDYWRAVLGATMLVLVLLFPQGLAGFGQQLAQRWQARNAGSIDQRGSRG is encoded by the coding sequence GTGAGCTTCTCTGGTCTGGTCGTTCAACTGCTCAACGGGCTGGCCTCGGCCTCGTCGCTGTTTCTGGTGGCGGCGGGGCTGTCGCTCATCTTCGGGGTCATGCGCATCGTCAATTTTGCGCATGGTTCGTTCTTCATGCTCGGCATCTACCTGGCCTACACGCTGGTGGAGCGGCTCGCGCCTGCGCTGGGCTTTTGGCCCGCGCTGTTGCTGGCGCCTTTGGTCACGGGGTTGCTGGGGGCGGTGGTCGAGGTGGCGCTGCTGCGGCGCATTTACCGTGCGCCCGAGCTGTTTCAGCTGCTGGCCACGTTTGCGCTGGTGTTGGTCATCAAGGACGCCGTGCTGTGGGTCTGGGGGCCTGAGGAGCTGTTTGGCCCCCGCGCGCCAGGGCTGGAAGGTGCCGTCAGTATCTTGGGCCGCCAGTTCCCGGTGTACGACCTGTTCCTGATGGCCGTGGGCCCCGTGGTACTGGGCCTGCTGTGGCTGCTGCTGCACCGCACCCGCTGGGGCACGCTGGTGCGCGCCGCCACGCAAGACCGCGAGATGGTCAGCGCCCTGGGCGTCAACCAAGCCTGGCTGTTCACCTCGGTGTTTGCGCTGGGTGCCTTGCTGGCAGGGCTGGCCGGGGCGCTGCAGCTGCCGCGCGAGCCAGCCCATCTGGAGATGGATCTGCTCACCATCGGCGCGGCGTTTGTCGTGGTGGTGGTGGGCGGCATGGGCTCCATCACCGGCGCGCTGATGGCGGCGGTGGTCATTGCCGAACTCAAGGCGCTGTGCATCTGGATTGGGTTGGTGGAAGTGGCGGGCGTGAGCCTGTCGCTGTCCAAGATGACGCTGGTGGTCGAATTTGTGGTGATGGCCGTGGTGCTGGTGTGGCGCCCCTGGGGCCTGCTGGGCCGCCCGCAAGCCACGGTGCGCGCGCTGGCCCAGGCCGAGGCCCCACTGCGCCCGGCCAGCGTGGGCCTGCGCCGCCTGGTCTGGGCCGTGCTGGCGTTGCTGGCGCTGGTGCCCCTGGTTGCGGGTGTGTGGCCCTACCTGCCCGTGTTGCTGGTCGATGTGCTGGTGGCCGCTCTGTTTGCCAGCAGCCTGCACTTCATCATGGGCCCGGCGGGCCTGCATTCGTTTGGCCATGCGGCCTACTTTGGTCTGGGGGCCTACGCTGCGGCCCTGCTGGTGCGCAGCGCCGGTGTGCCTATGGAGCTGGTGCTGCTGCTGGCCCCGCTGGCCGCAGGCTTGGGTGCGCTGCTGTACGGCTGGCTGTGCGTGCGCCTGTCGGGCGTGTACCTCACCATGCTCACGCTGGCCTTTGCGCAGATCACCTGGGCGCTGTGCTACCAGTGGGATGCCGTCACCGGCGGCAGCAACGGCCTCACGGGCGTTTGGCCCGCTGCATGGTTGGCGCATCCACTGGCGTACTACGGCCTCACGCTTGCCGTGGTGGTGGCCGCCGTGCTGCTGCTGCGCCGCATGCTGCTGGCCCCCTTTGGCCTGGCGCTGCGCGCCGCGCGCGATTCGGCCTTGCGGGCCGATGCGCTGGGTGTGGATGTGCGCCGCCTGCAGTGGGCGGCCTTTGGGGTCGCCGGGGTGATGGCGGGGCTGGCAGGGGCGCTGTATGTGTTTTCCAAAGGCAGCATCTCGCCCGAGGGGCTGTCGGTGGGCAAATCGGTCGACGGGCTGGTGATGGTGCTGCTGGGAGGTGTGCAAACGCTGTCGGGCCCGTTGGTGGGTGCCGCCGTGTTCACCTGGCTGCACGACACGGTGGCCCGCAACACCGACTACTGGCGCGCCGTGCTGGGCGCCACCATGCTGGTGCTGGTGCTGCTGTTCCCGCAGGGGCTCGCAGGCTTTGGTCAGCAGCTGGCGCAGCGCTGGCAGGCCCGCAATGCAGGTTCTATAGATCAAAGGGGCTCGCGTGGATAA
- a CDS encoding serine hydrolase, whose product MNPTALARLRAVLERDVAQGLLPGAVALVQHRGHTVLHEAVGRQRPGADSPAMALDTVFRIYSMTKPIASLAALMLMEEGRLLLAHPVSHYLPAFKGQQVYQPATGARAPAEREATVHDLLRHTAGLGYAWDTGPIAEQYRSARVGSRRHSNQELATALGPLPLLHPPGSCWEYSRATDVLGAVIEQIEGAPLGQVLQRRILEPLGMHDTGFSVPAASRHRLAEPFAHDPQTGAGVTLIDVDAPPRFESAGGGLVSTAGDYARFLQLMLGRGTLHTSAGPVRLASRATVDFMAADHIGALPRAGGILPEGYGFGLGVAVRTATGNATRPGSAGHYSWSGMGGTFFFVDPAEDLFAILLTQAPGQLQYLCELFPTLVYAAL is encoded by the coding sequence ATGAACCCCACCGCACTGGCGCGCCTGCGCGCCGTTCTGGAACGCGATGTCGCCCAAGGCCTGCTGCCCGGTGCGGTGGCGCTGGTGCAGCACCGGGGCCACACCGTGTTGCACGAAGCCGTAGGGCGGCAGCGCCCTGGCGCCGACAGCCCCGCCATGGCGCTGGACACCGTGTTCCGCATTTACTCGATGACCAAACCCATCGCCTCGCTGGCAGCGCTGATGCTGATGGAGGAAGGTCGCTTGCTGCTGGCGCACCCGGTGTCGCACTACCTGCCCGCCTTCAAGGGGCAGCAGGTGTACCAGCCCGCCACCGGCGCCCGGGCCCCTGCCGAGCGCGAGGCCACGGTGCACGACCTGCTGCGCCATACCGCAGGCCTGGGCTACGCATGGGACACCGGCCCCATTGCCGAGCAGTACCGCAGCGCCCGCGTGGGCTCGCGCAGGCACAGCAACCAAGAATTGGCAACGGCTCTGGGCCCGCTGCCGCTGCTGCACCCACCCGGCAGCTGCTGGGAATACAGCCGCGCCACCGATGTGCTGGGCGCGGTGATCGAGCAGATCGAAGGCGCCCCGCTGGGCCAGGTGCTGCAGCGGCGCATTCTGGAGCCCCTGGGCATGCACGACACCGGCTTTTCGGTACCCGCCGCCAGCCGCCATCGCCTGGCCGAGCCCTTTGCCCACGACCCGCAGACGGGCGCAGGCGTGACGCTCATCGATGTGGACGCGCCACCCCGTTTTGAATCGGCCGGGGGCGGCCTGGTCTCCACCGCTGGCGACTACGCCCGCTTCTTGCAGTTGATGCTGGGGCGGGGCACGCTGCACACCAGCGCAGGCCCCGTGCGCCTGGCCAGCCGCGCCACGGTGGACTTCATGGCTGCCGACCATATCGGTGCCTTGCCCCGCGCAGGCGGCATCCTGCCCGAGGGCTACGGCTTTGGCCTGGGCGTGGCGGTGCGCACCGCCACCGGCAACGCCACCCGTCCCGGCAGCGCCGGGCACTACAGCTGGAGCGGCATGGGCGGCACCTTCTTCTTTGTGGACCCGGCCGAGGACCTGTTCGCCATCCTGCTCACGCAGGCACCGGGGCAACTGCAGTACCTGTGCGAGCTGTTTCCCACGCTGGTGTACGCCGCGCTGTAG
- a CDS encoding acyl-CoA dehydrogenase family protein encodes MQSSSALHVAHPQSLRAAIPVDYLRCAVPTHMGGLGGGPEELGLLMRSLCAQSLSAGVLFWCQRTAIEFLVQSFNAALREHLLPDLLSFQRAATTPLSLDAPALTAQDGARGLRLNGWVQSVANAQADGVSLIVPVHMPAPTPGSAGWAVLQSEEDGVHLEPGTLLPHLHNTCPARVRVDQAFFRADEWLGDSRLLQQTEPVRLALGVLYQSLIAAPETLL; translated from the coding sequence ATGCAGTCTTCCAGCGCCCTCCACGTTGCCCATCCCCAGTCGTTGCGCGCCGCCATCCCGGTGGACTACCTGCGCTGCGCCGTGCCCACCCACATGGGTGGATTGGGGGGTGGGCCTGAAGAGCTGGGGCTGCTGATGCGCTCGCTGTGCGCACAGTCGCTATCGGCTGGGGTGCTGTTCTGGTGCCAGCGCACCGCCATCGAGTTTTTGGTGCAGTCCTTCAATGCGGCGCTGCGTGAGCACCTGCTGCCTGACCTGCTCAGCTTCCAGCGCGCAGCCACCACGCCCCTGTCGCTCGATGCCCCCGCGCTCACTGCGCAGGACGGTGCGCGCGGCCTGCGCCTCAATGGCTGGGTGCAGTCGGTCGCCAATGCGCAGGCCGACGGGGTTTCGCTCATCGTGCCCGTGCACATGCCTGCACCCACGCCAGGTTCCGCTGGCTGGGCCGTGCTGCAAAGCGAGGAAGACGGCGTGCACCTGGAGCCCGGCACCCTGCTGCCCCACCTGCACAACACCTGCCCGGCCCGCGTGCGGGTCGATCAAGCCTTCTTTCGCGCTGACGAATGGCTGGGCGACAGCCGCCTGCTGCAACAGACCGAGCCCGTGCGGCTGGCGCTGGGCGTGCTGTACCAGTCGCTCATTGCCGCGCCCGAAACGCTGCTGTGA
- a CDS encoding VOC family protein → MNNAITWFEIPTPHIDRAQAFYEAVLGQSMRREVMGPQCELAVFAYNQGAGVGGALMTGTAAAQPSGQGTVVYLDASPSLDAALERVVAQGGKIALPRQALPPGMGFFAHIHDLDGNRVGLHALN, encoded by the coding sequence ATGAACAACGCCATCACCTGGTTTGAAATCCCCACCCCCCACATCGACCGCGCCCAGGCTTTTTACGAAGCCGTGCTTGGCCAGAGCATGCGGCGCGAGGTAATGGGCCCGCAGTGCGAGCTGGCAGTGTTTGCGTACAACCAGGGCGCGGGTGTGGGCGGCGCGCTGATGACGGGCACCGCCGCTGCGCAGCCCAGCGGGCAAGGCACAGTGGTGTACCTGGATGCATCGCCCTCGCTGGATGCAGCACTGGAGCGTGTGGTCGCACAGGGTGGCAAGATCGCATTGCCACGCCAGGCACTGCCCCCGGGCATGGGATTTTTTGCGCACATCCATGACCTGGACGGCAACCGTGTGGGCTTGCACGCATTGAACTGA
- a CDS encoding VOC family protein has protein sequence METQELHRGRLIDHVQLVVRDLAASQAFYAAAFKALNVPMGGATAEYFWADELFVSTADSVAAQGHLTGRVHLAFQAQDRDMVHAFYQAALAHGGQDNGAPGERPYHPGYYAAFVLDPDGNNIEAVFHGDAKRSAPSVKVTF, from the coding sequence ATGGAAACCCAGGAACTGCATCGCGGCCGGCTGATCGATCACGTCCAGCTGGTGGTGCGAGATCTCGCGGCCAGCCAGGCCTTTTACGCGGCGGCCTTCAAGGCCCTGAACGTGCCCATGGGCGGCGCCACGGCAGAGTATTTCTGGGCAGACGAGCTGTTTGTCTCAACCGCTGACAGCGTGGCTGCGCAGGGCCACCTCACGGGCCGGGTCCACCTGGCCTTCCAGGCGCAGGACCGTGACATGGTCCATGCGTTCTACCAGGCTGCGTTGGCCCACGGCGGGCAAGACAACGGGGCACCGGGGGAGCGGCCCTACCACCCCGGCTACTACGCGGCGTTTGTGCTGGACCCGGACGGCAACAACATCGAGGCCGTGTTCCATGGCGATGCGAAGCGCAGTGCGCCATCGGTCAAGGTCACGTTCTGA
- a CDS encoding glycine zipper 2TM domain-containing protein, with translation MHKANTLSVQPATPMALPGAAGANGAPGALKWMWVAIGGLGACVVALATVLVVQHTGTPGAEATASGAQPAALAAAPGGLTAPALGSSLQPLPAGQGGPGLQAAGFAAPSAAPAAAAPMGGQPRPVAQQGGSWPEPAPNGAMGAPGAMGNAGNVGTPVAQRSVSICKACGQVESVQAIEQAAPATGVGAVAGGVLGAVVGNQIGKGNGRTAATVLGAVGGGYAGHQIEKRTRTQTTYQVRVRMEDGSSRVFTRAQPPAVGTPVVLQGKGFRVADERAMPQAQQPQPQYQTVSQPGYVAMQQ, from the coding sequence ATGCACAAAGCAAACACACTCTCCGTGCAACCCGCTACCCCCATGGCGCTGCCCGGCGCGGCAGGCGCCAATGGGGCCCCCGGTGCCCTCAAGTGGATGTGGGTGGCCATTGGCGGCCTGGGCGCTTGCGTGGTGGCGCTGGCAACGGTGCTGGTGGTGCAGCACACCGGCACACCGGGGGCAGAGGCGACCGCTTCCGGCGCGCAGCCTGCCGCCTTGGCCGCAGCGCCCGGGGGGCTGACGGCGCCAGCGCTGGGCTCATCGCTGCAGCCACTGCCTGCCGGGCAGGGGGGGCCGGGCCTTCAGGCGGCCGGATTTGCCGCTCCCTCAGCAGCTCCCGCCGCTGCTGCACCGATGGGCGGCCAGCCGCGCCCGGTGGCACAGCAGGGTGGGTCGTGGCCAGAGCCTGCACCTAATGGCGCCATGGGTGCTCCAGGCGCTATGGGCAATGCGGGTAACGTGGGCACTCCTGTGGCCCAGCGCTCTGTCAGCATCTGCAAAGCCTGCGGTCAGGTCGAATCGGTACAGGCCATTGAACAGGCAGCGCCCGCCACGGGCGTAGGCGCTGTGGCCGGTGGTGTGTTGGGTGCGGTGGTGGGCAACCAGATCGGCAAGGGCAACGGCCGTACCGCTGCCACCGTGCTGGGGGCCGTGGGTGGCGGTTACGCAGGGCACCAGATTGAAAAGCGCACCCGCACCCAGACCACCTACCAAGTGCGCGTGCGCATGGAAGACGGCTCCAGCCGCGTTTTCACCCGTGCACAACCCCCTGCGGTAGGTACTCCCGTGGTGCTGCAGGGCAAGGGCTTCCGGGTGGCCGATGAGCGTGCCATGCCGCAAGCGCAGCAACCCCAGCCGCAATACCAGACGGTGTCGCAGCCCGGCTATGTGGCCATGCAGCAGTGA
- a CDS encoding shikimate kinase, translated as MQVRCALVGMPGSGKSTVGKQLAQRLGVPFIDLDHQLELVLKTSIRNFFETEGEDRFRDLEAQVLADTTAQPGGMVLSTGGGAVLRPENREVLRQFGNVLYLRASPEEIFKRVKHDRTRPLLQVGNPLHRLRELYAQRDTLYRDTATYVIETGRPTVHTLVNMIMMQLEMAQGAQEPQVPHGTPDAPTPPGRPHADGS; from the coding sequence ATGCAAGTTCGCTGTGCACTGGTCGGCATGCCCGGCTCGGGCAAATCCACCGTAGGCAAGCAGCTCGCCCAGCGGCTCGGTGTTCCCTTCATTGACCTGGACCACCAACTCGAATTGGTGCTTAAAACCAGCATCCGCAACTTTTTCGAGACCGAGGGCGAGGACCGCTTTCGGGACCTGGAGGCCCAGGTGCTGGCCGACACCACAGCCCAGCCCGGCGGCATGGTGCTGTCTACCGGCGGCGGCGCCGTGCTGCGCCCCGAGAACCGCGAGGTGCTGCGCCAGTTTGGCAACGTGCTGTACCTGCGCGCCTCGCCAGAAGAAATCTTCAAACGCGTCAAGCACGACCGCACCCGCCCCCTGCTGCAGGTGGGCAACCCCCTGCACCGCCTGCGCGAGCTGTACGCCCAGCGCGACACCCTGTACCGCGACACCGCCACCTACGTCATCGAGACTGGCCGACCCACCGTGCACACCCTGGTCAACATGATCATGATGCAGCTGGAGATGGCCCAGGGGGCACAGGAGCCACAAGTGCCGCATGGCACGCCAGATGCCCCAACCCCGCCAGGCAGGCCGCACGCCGACGGATCTTGA
- a CDS encoding ABC transporter ATP-binding protein, with product MTENATAPLLQVQGLNAWYGAAQILFGVSLQVGRGEVVALMGRNGAGKSTTLKALMGMVARRGVVQFLGQDLARREPHDIARLGLGYVPEERRIFTDLSVMDNLEVGRQPLRCWPDGTPAPVWTPEKLFALFPNLGEMPQRLGGRMSGGEQQMLTVARTLMGQPLLVLLDEPSEGVAPLIVQQMARTIRALKAQGVSVLLSEQNLPFAEAVADRAYLIEQGQIAHEGRMAELVGNPEIRKTYLGV from the coding sequence ATGACAGAAAACGCAACGGCGCCACTGCTGCAGGTGCAAGGCCTCAACGCCTGGTACGGCGCTGCGCAGATCCTGTTTGGCGTGTCACTGCAGGTGGGGCGCGGCGAGGTCGTCGCCCTCATGGGCCGCAACGGCGCTGGCAAGTCCACCACGCTCAAGGCCCTCATGGGCATGGTGGCGCGGCGCGGCGTCGTGCAGTTTTTGGGGCAAGACCTTGCGCGGCGCGAGCCGCACGACATTGCCCGCCTGGGCCTGGGCTATGTGCCCGAGGAACGACGCATCTTCACCGACCTGTCTGTGATGGACAACCTGGAAGTCGGCCGCCAGCCCCTGCGCTGCTGGCCGGATGGCACACCCGCCCCGGTGTGGACGCCCGAGAAACTGTTTGCACTCTTCCCCAACCTGGGCGAAATGCCCCAGCGGCTCGGTGGGCGCATGAGCGGGGGCGAGCAGCAAATGCTCACCGTGGCGCGCACCCTCATGGGCCAGCCGCTGCTGGTGCTGCTCGATGAACCGTCGGAAGGCGTGGCGCCCCTCATCGTGCAGCAGATGGCCCGCACCATCCGCGCGCTTAAGGCGCAGGGCGTGAGCGTACTGCTCAGCGAGCAGAACCTGCCTTTTGCCGAGGCCGTGGCCGACCGCGCCTACCTCATCGAGCAAGGCCAGATCGCTCATGAGGGCCGCATGGCCGAGCTGGTGGGCAACCCCGAGATTCGCAAAACCTACCTGGGTGTTTAG
- a CDS encoding ABC transporter ATP-binding protein, with protein sequence MDKTEPPLLQVAGLSRAFGGVQAVDQVGFDLAAGEMLALIGPNGAGKSTTFNMVGGQLRPDAGQVLLGGVNTTGLPPRTIWRHGVGRTFQIAETFASLTVLENVQMALLSADRRIYRFWRPAGLHRPADALALLAQVGMQAQADRPCSALAYGDVKRVELAMALAHSPRLLLMDEPTAGMAPAERQALMALTRQIARERRMGVLFTEHSMDVVFGQADRVLVLVRGRLLAEGTPEQIQADARVQEAYLGAGFDVGAAA encoded by the coding sequence GTGGATAAGACAGAGCCGCCCCTGCTGCAAGTCGCCGGTCTCAGCCGCGCCTTTGGCGGCGTGCAGGCGGTTGACCAGGTCGGCTTTGACCTGGCTGCGGGCGAGATGCTGGCCCTCATCGGCCCCAACGGCGCGGGCAAGTCCACCACCTTCAACATGGTGGGCGGCCAGTTGCGGCCCGATGCGGGGCAGGTCCTGCTGGGCGGGGTCAACACTACTGGCCTGCCGCCGCGCACCATCTGGCGCCACGGCGTGGGCCGCACCTTTCAGATCGCCGAGACCTTTGCCTCGCTGACCGTGCTGGAGAACGTGCAGATGGCCTTGCTGTCGGCCGACCGCCGCATTTACCGCTTCTGGCGCCCAGCGGGCCTGCACCGCCCTGCCGATGCCCTGGCCCTGCTGGCGCAAGTGGGTATGCAGGCCCAGGCCGACCGCCCCTGCAGCGCGCTGGCCTATGGTGATGTGAAGCGCGTAGAGCTGGCCATGGCACTGGCCCACAGCCCGCGCCTGTTGTTGATGGACGAGCCCACCGCTGGCATGGCCCCGGCCGAGCGACAGGCCCTGATGGCGCTGACCCGCCAAATCGCCCGCGAGCGCCGCATGGGCGTGCTGTTCACCGAGCACAGCATGGATGTGGTGTTTGGCCAGGCCGACCGCGTGCTGGTGCTGGTGCGTGGCCGCCTGCTGGCCGAGGGCACGCCCGAGCAGATCCAGGCCGATGCCCGCGTGCAGGAGGCCTACCTGGGCGCGGGCTTTGATGTGGGGGCGGCCGCATGA
- a CDS encoding YihY/virulence factor BrkB family protein — MHLRSWLGWARRVVGLWSGADGARMSAAMSFYGVLSLAPLLVFLVALLGWWLDRDQLEHSLVEQIGTVLGAQGAAVVQQALASAQQPAQGVMASLLALGVLLFGATGVFGELQAALHRLWALDRPGPGAEAPWWQGVSLRLRGVAYVMAFGFLLLVSLAVSALLNVLAAWAQTWRLVAPALQLLNELAGFAICAALFAGLLRMSTGPKPQLRYLVRGALCGAVLFTVGRHGLALYLSQAAVVSAYGAAGSLVVVLMWIYFSSAVLLLSAACARAWQELEGRASHPRP, encoded by the coding sequence ATGCATCTCCGCTCTTGGCTGGGTTGGGCGCGCAGGGTGGTGGGATTGTGGTCTGGGGCCGACGGCGCACGCATGAGTGCGGCAATGTCGTTCTATGGCGTGCTGAGCCTGGCCCCTTTGCTGGTGTTTTTGGTGGCGCTGCTGGGCTGGTGGCTGGACCGCGACCAGCTGGAGCACAGCCTGGTCGAGCAAATCGGCACGGTGCTGGGCGCGCAGGGCGCGGCCGTGGTGCAGCAGGCGCTGGCCAGCGCGCAGCAGCCCGCGCAGGGCGTGATGGCGTCGCTGCTGGCCCTGGGGGTGCTGTTGTTTGGCGCCACCGGGGTGTTTGGCGAGCTGCAGGCGGCGCTGCACCGGCTGTGGGCTTTGGACCGGCCGGGGCCGGGCGCTGAGGCGCCCTGGTGGCAAGGGGTGTCGCTGCGCTTGCGTGGCGTGGCCTATGTGATGGCCTTTGGCTTCTTGCTGCTGGTGTCGCTGGCTGTGTCGGCGCTGCTCAATGTGCTGGCGGCTTGGGCGCAGACGTGGCGCTTGGTGGCGCCTGCCTTGCAGCTGCTCAATGAACTGGCAGGTTTTGCCATTTGCGCAGCCCTGTTTGCCGGGCTGCTGCGCATGAGCACGGGTCCCAAACCCCAGCTGCGCTACCTGGTGCGCGGCGCGCTGTGCGGGGCCGTGCTGTTCACGGTGGGGCGCCACGGGCTGGCGCTGTACCTGTCGCAGGCGGCCGTCGTGTCAGCCTACGGGGCCGCTGGTTCGTTGGTGGTGGTGTTGATGTGGATTTACTTCTCGTCCGCGGTGCTGCTGCTGTCTGCCGCTTGCGCCCGGGCCTGGCAGGAGCTGGAAGGCCGCGCGTCCCATCCACGTCCCTGA
- a CDS encoding EVE domain-containing protein, protein MKQQALWPAAQTAATSLSGARRNWIAVASAAHARRGCAQPQAGFMQVCHGKSAPLKRVQAGDRVAYYAPTVTMGGADRLQAFVSIGVVLPGDAYAFDMGGGFVPYRKDVSYLPACEAPIAPLLDHFEFVDDRQRWGSKFRFGLFAISDHDMGLIAEAMGASLPALGLYCPQTAG, encoded by the coding sequence ATGAAGCAGCAAGCACTGTGGCCCGCTGCGCAGACTGCAGCCACATCCCTCTCAGGCGCCCGCCGCAACTGGATTGCGGTGGCCAGCGCTGCCCATGCCCGCCGAGGCTGCGCCCAGCCGCAGGCAGGTTTCATGCAGGTCTGCCACGGCAAGTCTGCGCCGCTTAAGCGCGTACAGGCGGGAGACCGCGTGGCCTACTACGCCCCCACCGTGACCATGGGCGGCGCCGACCGGTTGCAAGCCTTTGTGTCGATTGGCGTGGTGCTGCCGGGTGATGCGTATGCGTTTGACATGGGTGGCGGATTTGTGCCTTATCGCAAGGATGTGTCTTACCTGCCCGCATGCGAGGCACCGATTGCGCCGCTGCTGGACCACTTTGAGTTTGTGGACGATCGCCAGCGTTGGGGCAGCAAATTTCGCTTTGGGTTGTTCGCCATCAGCGACCACGACATGGGCCTGATCGCGGAGGCCATGGGCGCATCTCTGCCAGCACTGGGTCTGTATTGCCCTCAGACAGCGGGCTGA